In Acidovorax sp. GBBC 1281, a single window of DNA contains:
- a CDS encoding amino acid ABC transporter substrate-binding protein, producing the protein MHRLPRPLAFALRRTLPLAVCAALLSNVASAQEIDTLRKIKESGTLIIGSRDSSIPFSYKPTGSGDPIGFSNDICLKIAEAVKAKLGLPTLRVQYTLLNSLNRIPLLQNGTVDLDCATTTNSVVRQQHVNFAPSHFVTNITVAVKKNSGIQSLADLAGKTVATVAGSTSIQLLRTYKRAENLEVQEISGKDTADAFLLLASDRAAAYVLDDVQLAGLIATAPNPGDFRILKDVVLRQEPYGIMLRKNDPQFQALVDQTVTGLMRSGEMERLYARWFTQPIPPSNVNLNFPMSDAVREAFRNPSSKGV; encoded by the coding sequence ATGCACCGCCTGCCCCGCCCCCTTGCCTTCGCCCTGCGCCGCACCCTGCCCCTGGCGGTCTGCGCCGCCCTGCTGTCCAACGTGGCCAGCGCCCAGGAGATCGACACCCTGCGCAAGATCAAGGAGAGCGGCACGCTCATCATCGGCAGCCGCGACAGCTCCATTCCGTTTTCGTACAAGCCCACGGGCAGCGGCGACCCCATCGGCTTTTCCAACGACATCTGCCTGAAGATCGCCGAGGCCGTGAAGGCCAAGCTCGGCCTGCCCACGCTGCGCGTGCAGTACACCCTGCTCAACTCGCTCAACCGCATTCCACTGCTGCAGAACGGCACCGTGGACCTGGACTGCGCCACCACCACCAATTCGGTCGTGCGCCAGCAGCACGTGAATTTCGCGCCCAGCCATTTCGTGACCAACATCACCGTGGCGGTGAAGAAGAACTCCGGCATCCAGTCGCTGGCCGACCTGGCCGGCAAGACGGTGGCCACCGTGGCGGGCAGCACGTCGATCCAGCTGCTGCGCACCTACAAGCGCGCCGAGAACCTGGAGGTGCAGGAAATCTCGGGCAAGGACACGGCCGATGCCTTCCTGCTGCTGGCCAGCGACCGCGCCGCCGCCTACGTGCTGGACGACGTGCAGCTGGCCGGCCTGATCGCCACCGCGCCCAACCCGGGCGACTTCCGCATCCTCAAGGACGTGGTGCTGCGCCAGGAGCCCTACGGGATCATGCTGCGCAAGAACGACCCGCAGTTCCAGGCCCTGGTGGACCAGACGGTGACCGGCCTGATGCGCTCCGGCGAAATGGAGCGCCTGTACGCGCGCTGGTTCACCCAGCCCATCCCGCCGAGCAACGTGAACCTGAACTTCCCCATGTCCGACGCCGTGCGCGAGGCCTTCCGCAACCCCAGCAGCAAGGGCGTGTGA
- a CDS encoding aminotransferase class V-fold PLP-dependent enzyme yields the protein MAGHSNTTHYPQGRLFPDALMREVRERFLQVERDHHGHERLYFDNAGGSFRLKAAVERFAQIDAVPDNTERIHATARELQDIQAAGVADVRLLLNAKGGSVYAALTASGVMFEMVRAVAQNVPGTNMVTTVLEHPSSYDAMERYAREMGRELRVAPSNRATGGVDVDAIVGLVDQGTSVLNVIHASNISGAKLDLEAIVRRARAIRPDLYILVDAVQHAPHGLIDLQKTPVDGINIAPYKFFGCRGSGFGWLSDRAAALPHHKLSAKPADFWDLGSTAPWQFAVVTEIVDYVCWLGAQAPEGGPAGDAAPGDRRARFEAGIAAIELHERALLSRLLNGGDSDNAVPGLRAMPGVEVFLDHPDLTRRDLIVGIGFPHLDCTRAVREYGARGVTVYERSATSLYSRRMLESFGLAGAVRVSPLHCHSTADVDRFLAVTQDIAQAFASA from the coding sequence ATGGCAGGCCACAGCAACACCACGCACTACCCGCAGGGTCGCCTCTTCCCCGACGCCCTGATGCGCGAGGTGCGAGAGCGCTTCCTGCAGGTGGAGCGCGACCACCACGGCCACGAGCGGCTGTATTTCGACAACGCGGGCGGCTCGTTCCGGCTGAAGGCGGCGGTGGAGCGCTTCGCGCAGATCGATGCCGTGCCGGACAACACCGAGCGCATCCACGCCACGGCGCGCGAACTGCAGGATATCCAGGCCGCCGGCGTGGCCGACGTGCGGCTGCTGCTCAACGCCAAGGGCGGCAGCGTGTACGCCGCGCTCACCGCCTCGGGCGTCATGTTCGAGATGGTGCGGGCCGTGGCGCAGAACGTGCCGGGCACCAACATGGTCACCACCGTGCTGGAGCACCCCTCGTCGTACGACGCCATGGAGCGCTACGCCCGCGAAATGGGCCGCGAGCTGCGCGTGGCGCCCAGCAACCGCGCCACCGGCGGCGTGGACGTGGACGCCATCGTGGGCCTGGTGGACCAGGGCACCAGCGTGCTCAACGTGATCCACGCCTCCAACATCTCCGGCGCCAAGCTGGACCTGGAGGCCATCGTGCGCCGGGCGCGCGCCATCCGGCCCGACCTGTACATCCTGGTGGACGCGGTGCAGCACGCGCCGCACGGCCTCATCGACCTGCAGAAGACGCCGGTGGACGGCATCAACATCGCGCCCTACAAGTTCTTCGGCTGCCGGGGCTCGGGCTTCGGCTGGCTGTCCGACCGCGCGGCCGCCCTTCCGCACCACAAGCTGTCGGCCAAGCCCGCCGACTTCTGGGACCTGGGCAGTACCGCGCCGTGGCAGTTCGCCGTGGTGACGGAGATCGTGGACTACGTGTGCTGGCTCGGCGCGCAGGCGCCCGAGGGCGGGCCCGCCGGCGATGCGGCCCCTGGCGACCGGCGGGCGCGCTTCGAAGCCGGCATCGCGGCCATCGAACTGCACGAACGCGCGCTGCTGTCGCGCCTACTGAACGGCGGCGACAGCGACAACGCGGTGCCCGGGCTGCGCGCCATGCCGGGCGTGGAGGTGTTCCTGGACCACCCCGACCTCACCCGGCGCGACCTGATCGTCGGCATCGGCTTTCCGCACCTGGACTGCACCCGTGCCGTGCGCGAGTACGGCGCACGCGGCGTGACGGTGTACGAGCGCTCGGCCACCAGCCTGTATTCGCGCCGCATGCTGGAGTCGTTCGGGCTCGCGGGCGCGGTGCGCGTCTCCCCGCTGCACTGCCATTCGACGGCCGATGTGGACCGGTTCCTCGCGGTGACGCAGGATATCGCCCAGGCGTTCGCCTCGGCGTGA
- a CDS encoding LysR family transcriptional regulator, producing the protein MTFKQLEALYWIGQLGGFAQAAQKLHTSQSAVSKRVHELELLFDTPLFDRSQRTARLTEKGEEMFVLARKLLRQRDAAVEQFGKPGVIERRLRIGVTELTAMTWLPRLVALVQQHYPKVTLEPDVDGSLPLRDKLLADELDLIIVPDAFADARLPAKAIGQVESAWMCKPGLVPAGTVRLHELARHRLLVQGNASGTGRLYDAWMKERGVELADAIVVSNLVALTGLTVSGLGVAYLPRHCLAPLIAAGMLAVIDVVPALPSVPYVAMHKGEHRSALAASIIMLAQSCCDFTRAFQARADGAA; encoded by the coding sequence ATGACCTTCAAGCAACTCGAAGCGCTGTACTGGATCGGCCAGCTCGGCGGCTTCGCGCAGGCGGCCCAGAAGCTGCACACCTCGCAGTCGGCCGTGTCCAAACGGGTGCACGAGCTGGAACTGCTCTTCGACACGCCGCTGTTCGACCGCAGCCAGCGCACGGCGCGGCTGACCGAAAAAGGCGAGGAGATGTTCGTGCTCGCCCGCAAGCTGCTGCGCCAGCGCGACGCGGCGGTGGAGCAGTTCGGCAAGCCCGGCGTGATCGAGCGGCGCCTGCGCATCGGCGTGACCGAACTCACCGCGATGACCTGGCTGCCCCGGCTGGTTGCCCTGGTGCAGCAGCACTACCCCAAGGTGACGCTGGAGCCCGATGTGGACGGCAGCCTGCCCCTGCGCGACAAGCTGCTGGCCGACGAGCTGGACCTCATCATCGTGCCCGATGCCTTCGCCGATGCGCGCCTGCCGGCCAAGGCCATCGGCCAGGTGGAAAGCGCGTGGATGTGCAAGCCCGGGCTGGTGCCGGCCGGCACGGTGCGGCTGCACGAACTGGCGCGCCACCGCCTGCTGGTGCAGGGCAATGCCTCGGGCACCGGGCGGCTCTACGACGCGTGGATGAAGGAGCGCGGGGTGGAGCTGGCCGACGCCATCGTGGTGAGCAACCTCGTCGCGCTCACGGGCCTCACCGTGTCGGGCCTGGGCGTGGCCTACCTGCCCCGGCACTGCCTGGCGCCGCTGATCGCGGCGGGCATGCTGGCCGTGATCGACGTGGTGCCTGCGCTGCCCAGCGTGCCCTACGTGGCCATGCACAAGGGCGAGCACCGCAGCGCGCTGGCCGCCTCGATCATCATGTTGGCGCAGTCGTGCTGCGACTTCACGCGGGCCTTCCAGGCGCGGGCCGATGGCGCGGCGTGA
- the proW gene encoding glycine betaine/L-proline ABC transporter permease ProW, giving the protein MTQSTAPALDSTTNPTAGESTPWTPAAEAPPAASASPWDSPAAAAQQAPAPEAAADPWAASTAPSDAGNTDWLNAPASATPGDAAAGFDPTAGGFQLHQLWDGSLPVESWINHGLSWVVTHFRPFFQTVRAPIDGTLAWVEGLLTSVPTLAMIALIGVLAWQFAGRALAVGTVVSLLLVAMLGIWPEAMVTLSLVLTSLAFCLVIGLPLGILLASSDRAQRVMRPVLDAMQTTPAFVYLVPVVMLFGIGNVPGVVVTIVFALPPLVRLTNLGIRQVRPDLIEAARAYGASPLQLLAKVQLPLAMPSIMAGINQSLMLSLSMVVIASMIAVGGLGQMVLRGIGRLDMGLATVGGLGIVLLAITLDRITQSMGQPRRGVRHWWQTGPAGLVWRLAARRDNAAPAAPAADAATPQPATQGASGAAPQWATAGR; this is encoded by the coding sequence ATGACCCAGTCCACCGCCCCAGCGCTCGATTCCACCACCAACCCCACGGCCGGCGAGTCCACCCCCTGGACGCCGGCCGCGGAGGCACCGCCCGCGGCCTCGGCCTCGCCCTGGGATAGCCCGGCCGCCGCGGCGCAGCAGGCCCCCGCCCCCGAGGCGGCGGCCGATCCCTGGGCCGCGTCCACCGCACCCAGCGACGCTGGCAACACCGACTGGCTGAACGCCCCCGCCAGCGCCACGCCCGGCGACGCCGCCGCGGGCTTCGACCCCACGGCCGGTGGCTTTCAGCTGCACCAACTGTGGGACGGCAGCCTGCCCGTGGAGTCGTGGATCAACCACGGCCTGTCGTGGGTGGTGACGCATTTCCGGCCGTTCTTCCAGACCGTTCGCGCGCCCATCGACGGCACGCTGGCCTGGGTGGAGGGCCTGCTCACCAGCGTGCCCACGCTGGCCATGATCGCGCTGATCGGCGTGCTCGCCTGGCAGTTCGCCGGGCGCGCGCTGGCCGTGGGCACGGTGGTCTCGCTGCTGCTCGTGGCCATGCTGGGCATCTGGCCCGAGGCCATGGTGACGCTGTCGCTGGTGCTGACCTCGCTGGCCTTCTGCCTGGTGATCGGGCTGCCCCTGGGCATCCTGCTGGCCAGCAGCGACCGGGCCCAGCGCGTGATGCGGCCGGTGCTCGATGCCATGCAGACCACGCCGGCCTTCGTGTACCTGGTGCCGGTGGTGATGCTGTTCGGCATCGGCAACGTGCCGGGCGTGGTGGTGACCATCGTGTTCGCGCTGCCCCCGCTGGTGCGCCTGACCAACCTGGGAATCCGCCAGGTGCGGCCCGACCTGATCGAGGCCGCGCGGGCATACGGGGCCTCGCCCCTGCAGCTGCTGGCCAAGGTGCAGCTGCCGCTGGCCATGCCGTCCATCATGGCGGGCATCAACCAGTCGCTGATGCTGTCGCTGTCGATGGTGGTGATCGCCTCGATGATCGCCGTGGGCGGCCTGGGCCAGATGGTGCTGCGCGGCATCGGCCGGCTGGACATGGGCCTGGCCACCGTGGGCGGCCTGGGCATCGTGCTGCTGGCCATCACGCTGGACCGCATCACCCAGTCCATGGGCCAGCCGCGCCGCGGCGTGCGCCACTGGTGGCAGACCGGCCCGGCCGGCCTGGTGTGGCGCCTCGCCGCGCGGCGCGATAACGCCGCCCCGGCGGCCCCCGCAGCCGATGCGGCAACGCCCCAGCCTGCCACGCAAGGCGCCTCCGGCGCCGCCCCGCAATGGGCCACCGCCGGCCGCTGA
- a CDS encoding dioxygenase family protein yields the protein MNTSTPLATAAADIAASTADKRRRLALGTIGSLGIATLLGCGGGGSDAVADSSGTGTGTGTGTGTGTGTGTGTGTGTGTGTGTGTGTDTTCSVVPEETAGPYPADGSNASNSNYNVLALSGIVRKDIRSNIGASTTVGGVPLTITITLTNTRASCAALQGYAIYLWHCSQGGDYSVYTERSIAANYLRGVQATDASGTVTFTTIVPGCYAGRMPHMHLEVYPSLSVATTASNKVKTTQLAFPTDTLRSIYTANSGYSASVSNLAAITFATDNVFSDGTDLEMVTMQSNGSGGYTAAITISIAA from the coding sequence ATGAACACATCCACCCCATTGGCCACCGCGGCCGCTGACATCGCAGCGTCCACCGCGGACAAACGGCGGCGGCTGGCACTCGGCACCATCGGCTCCCTGGGCATCGCCACCCTGCTGGGCTGCGGCGGAGGCGGCTCCGACGCCGTGGCCGACAGTTCGGGCACCGGGACAGGCACCGGTACGGGCACCGGAACCGGAACGGGCACGGGTACAGGCACCGGCACAGGTACGGGAACTGGCACCGGAACGGGAACCGGCACGGACACCACCTGCTCCGTCGTCCCCGAGGAAACCGCCGGTCCCTACCCCGCCGACGGCTCCAACGCCAGCAACTCCAACTACAACGTGCTCGCGCTCAGCGGCATCGTGCGCAAGGACATCCGCAGCAACATCGGCGCGTCCACCACCGTGGGCGGCGTGCCGCTCACCATCACCATCACGCTCACCAACACGCGTGCCAGCTGCGCGGCGCTGCAGGGCTATGCCATCTACCTGTGGCATTGCTCGCAGGGCGGCGACTACTCGGTCTACACCGAGCGCAGCATCGCCGCCAACTACCTGCGCGGCGTGCAGGCCACCGATGCGAGCGGCACCGTGACCTTCACCACCATCGTGCCGGGCTGCTACGCCGGGCGCATGCCCCACATGCACCTGGAGGTGTATCCCAGCCTGTCGGTGGCCACCACGGCCAGCAACAAGGTCAAGACCACCCAGCTCGCGTTCCCCACGGACACCCTGCGCTCCATCTACACGGCCAATTCGGGCTACAGCGCCAGCGTGTCCAACCTGGCGGCGATCACCTTCGCCACCGACAACGTGTTCAGCGACGGCACCGACCTCGAGATGGTGACCATGCAAAGCAACGGCAGCGGCGGCTACACCGCCGCCATCACGATCTCGATCGCCGCCTGA
- the proV gene encoding glycine betaine/L-proline ABC transporter ATP-binding protein ProV → MAKQITIEHVFKVFGDAPQAALELASQGLSKQDILARTGHSIGVFDASFTIEAGEIFVVMGLSGSGKSTLVRMLNRLIEPTAGRILVDGQDINALSDRQLRALRRKDISMVFQSFALMPHLTVLDNTAFGLELAGVARPERQRQAALALEQVGLGCWADSYPDELSGGMQQRVGLARALASDPSILLMDEAFSALDPIIRTEMQSELLRLQQIQRRTIVFISHDLDEAMRIGDRIAIMKDGYVVQVGTPDEILRNPANDYVRSFVRGVDAAAVFKAGDIARRPLTVVSEQRDRGSRAALQQLEEQDRDFAYVVSPARMYLGTVSADSLRAALQGHVGPLGLQHAYLDGVVPIPVDAPVADLFGQVAQAPCPLPVVEDGGRFRGAISKTTLLRFLDRDTPPVPPDPLPPAPAIANPPANEPSERSPA, encoded by the coding sequence GTGGCCAAACAAATCACCATCGAACATGTGTTCAAGGTTTTCGGCGATGCGCCGCAAGCCGCGCTCGAACTCGCCAGCCAGGGCCTGAGCAAGCAGGACATCCTGGCGCGCACCGGACATTCCATCGGCGTGTTCGACGCCAGCTTCACCATCGAGGCGGGCGAGATCTTCGTCGTGATGGGACTGTCGGGCTCGGGCAAGTCGACCCTCGTGCGCATGCTCAACCGGCTGATCGAGCCCACGGCGGGCCGCATCCTGGTGGACGGCCAGGACATCAACGCGCTGTCCGACCGGCAACTGCGCGCGCTGCGCCGCAAGGACATCAGCATGGTGTTCCAGTCGTTCGCGCTCATGCCCCATCTCACGGTGCTGGACAACACCGCGTTCGGCCTCGAACTGGCGGGCGTGGCCCGGCCCGAGCGCCAGCGCCAGGCCGCACTGGCGCTGGAGCAGGTGGGCCTGGGATGCTGGGCCGACAGCTACCCCGACGAACTGTCGGGCGGCATGCAGCAGCGCGTGGGCCTGGCCCGGGCGCTGGCATCGGACCCGTCCATCCTGCTGATGGACGAGGCGTTCTCCGCGCTGGACCCGATCATCCGCACCGAGATGCAGAGCGAGCTGCTGCGCCTGCAGCAGATCCAGCGCCGCACCATCGTCTTCATCTCGCACGACCTGGACGAGGCCATGCGCATCGGTGACCGCATCGCCATCATGAAGGACGGCTACGTGGTGCAGGTGGGCACGCCCGACGAGATCCTGCGCAACCCGGCCAACGACTACGTGCGCAGCTTCGTGCGCGGCGTGGACGCGGCGGCCGTCTTCAAAGCCGGCGACATCGCCCGGCGCCCGCTCACCGTGGTGTCGGAGCAGCGCGACCGGGGCTCGCGCGCCGCGCTGCAGCAACTGGAGGAGCAGGACCGCGACTTCGCCTACGTGGTGAGCCCGGCGCGGATGTACCTGGGCACGGTCTCGGCCGACTCGCTGCGCGCAGCGCTCCAGGGCCACGTGGGCCCGCTGGGCCTGCAGCACGCCTATCTGGACGGCGTGGTGCCCATTCCCGTGGACGCGCCGGTGGCCGACCTGTTCGGCCAGGTGGCGCAGGCGCCCTGCCCGCTGCCGGTGGTGGAGGACGGCGGCCGCTTTCGCGGCGCGATCAGCAAGACCACGCTGCTGCGCTTTCTCGACCGCGACACGCCGCCCGTGCCGCCGGACCCTTTGCCACCCGCGCCCGCCATCGCCAACCCGCCCGCCAATGAACCATCCGAAAGGAGCCCGGCATGA
- the proX gene encoding glycine betaine/L-proline ABC transporter substrate-binding protein ProX has protein sequence MTCITPSLRPSRSLARTWLAASALAVGLAGTAAAQPLPGQGVRVQPLQSSIAEETFQTLLVGRALQKLGYDVQPIKEIEYATAHVAIANGDATFMADHWDPLHADFYKNAGGDAKLWRQGTYSQNAAQGYLIDRKTAEKYRITHIDQLKDPKLAKLFDTNGDGKADLTGCNPGWGCEGVIEHQLKAFGLGATVTHVQGSYSALIADTIARFKQGQPILYYTWTPYWVSGVLRPGQDVVWLQVPRSSLPGAQAGQDTALPDGKNYGFVLNTQRIVANKAFAEKNPAAARLFEVMQLPVGDINAQNLAMKNGQNQPADVARHTDGWIKAHQKTFDGWIQQALAAARP, from the coding sequence ATGACCTGCATCACCCCTTCCCTCCGCCCCTCGCGCTCCCTCGCCCGTACCTGGCTGGCCGCCAGCGCCCTGGCCGTCGGCCTGGCCGGCACCGCCGCTGCGCAGCCCCTGCCGGGCCAGGGCGTGCGCGTGCAGCCGTTGCAAAGCTCCATCGCGGAAGAGACCTTCCAGACCCTGCTGGTCGGCCGCGCGCTGCAAAAGCTGGGCTACGACGTGCAGCCCATCAAGGAGATCGAGTACGCCACCGCCCACGTGGCGATCGCCAACGGCGACGCCACCTTCATGGCGGACCACTGGGACCCGCTGCACGCGGACTTCTACAAGAACGCCGGCGGCGATGCCAAGTTGTGGCGCCAAGGCACCTATTCGCAGAACGCCGCGCAGGGCTACCTGATCGACCGCAAGACGGCCGAGAAGTACCGCATCACCCACATCGACCAGCTCAAGGACCCGAAGCTCGCCAAGCTCTTCGACACCAACGGCGACGGCAAGGCCGACCTCACGGGCTGCAATCCCGGCTGGGGCTGCGAGGGCGTGATCGAGCACCAGCTGAAGGCCTTCGGCCTGGGCGCCACCGTCACGCACGTGCAGGGCAGCTACTCCGCGCTGATCGCCGACACCATCGCGCGCTTCAAGCAGGGCCAGCCCATCCTCTACTACACCTGGACGCCCTACTGGGTGAGCGGCGTGCTGCGCCCGGGCCAGGACGTGGTGTGGCTGCAGGTGCCGCGGTCTTCGTTGCCGGGCGCGCAGGCCGGGCAGGACACCGCCCTGCCCGACGGCAAGAACTACGGCTTCGTGCTGAACACCCAGCGCATCGTGGCCAACAAGGCCTTCGCCGAGAAGAACCCCGCCGCCGCGCGCCTGTTCGAGGTGATGCAGCTGCCCGTGGGCGACATCAACGCCCAGAACCTGGCGATGAAGAACGGCCAGAACCAGCCGGCCGACGTGGCGCGCCACACCGACGGCTGGATCAAGGCCCACCAGAAGACCTTCGACGGCTGGATTCAGCAGGCACTCGCCGCGGCCAGGCCCTGA